Part of the Sulfuricella denitrificans skB26 genome is shown below.
GGACTGAGCTGGCGTATTATCCTCGGCCTGGTTGGATTGGGCGCAGCGAGCGCACCGATTCTGTGGTCGCTGTTGCATGATTACCAGCGCCAACGAATATTGACCCTGATCGATCCTTCCCAGGATCCTCTCGGCTCGGGTTATCACATTATCCAGTCGACCATTGCATTAGGGTCGGGCGGAATTTTCGGCAAAGGCTGGCTTAATGGAACGCAGTCTCACCTTGATTTTCTGCCGGAGCGAACCACGGATTTCATTTTTGCCGTCTATGCTGAAGAATTTGGCCTGGCTGGCAATCTTATCCTGCTGGCAGTGTACGTTCTGGTGATCGGCCGCGGTCTGGTAATCGCCGCCAAAGCACCTACCTTGTTCAGCCGCCTCCTGGCAGGCAGCCTTACGTTGACCTTCTTTACCTACGCCTTCGTCAACATGGGCATGGTGAGCGGTATTCTGCCCGTGGTTGGCGTGCCGTTACCGCTGATCAGCTACGGCGGGACTTCCATGGTGACACTACTGCTTGGATTTGGTATGTTGATGAGTATTCAAACCCACCGGAAACTGGTGCAGTCATAAATGAAAACGTCCCGCTGGTTCTTGTTTGTTCCACTTGCCGCCCTTCTGGTTGGTTGCGGCAGCGTCGCGCCACGGCAGGATGCTCCGGTTGTTTCCAGACAGGAAAAATCGGCTGTGGTGACTAAAAAAGGGGGCGGTTATTACCTCGACGACGGCCCGGGTGATAACCCGCCAGCCAATCTCGATGCCATTCCCGATGCCGAACCGAAAGTAGAACCTTTGCACAAGGCCGCCACCCGGCCTTACACCGTACTGGGCCAGACCTATACCCCCGATACTTACCTCAAGCCCTACAAGGAAACCGGCGTGGCTTCATGGTATGGCCGGCGCTATCATGGTCAGAAAACCTCGATCGGAGAGGTCTACGACATGTACGGTATGACTGCAGCACACCCTACTTTGGCCATCCCGAGTTATGTCCGCGTCACCAACCTGCAGAACAGCAAATCGGTAATCGTGCGGGTCAACGACCGTGGCCCGTTCCATAGCGACCGCCTGATCGATTTGTCCTACACTGCAGCCTACAAGCTGGGCGTGCTCGCAGGGGGCAGCACCCGGGTTGAGGTGGAGACGATCGATCCAGCCAATTACACTGCCGCAGCAAAACCGGCTGAAGCGCCGATCACCGCTTCCTTGGCCGACAAGGGGGGCGTTGTCGCGGTGCCGGAGGCGCCTTTGCAGCCGGCAGCGACTACCGGCCACTATGTCCAGCTCGGTGCGTTCGGCGCGCAGGATAATGCGGAATCTTTCCGTGGCAGGCTTAAGATTGAGCTGGCCCAGCTGGCCGACAAGTTGCAAATCCATTCTTCAGATGGCCTGTTCCGGGTGCGCGCCGGGCCGTTCCAGACCCTGGCCGAAGCCAGTCAGATTGCAGCCGAGATCAAGAATTCGCTCAACATCAAAACAGTGTTGACCACCCGCTAATTTTCAACAGGTTTATTAATGATGAAAAAATTCCTTACGTTTGCACTGCTATTTGCTGTTCTTCCGGCGCTTGCATCATCTCCCGCCATTTCCCTGCCCCCAGCGCCGGACATTGCCGCCAGAAGTTACATCCTGGTGGACTTTTTCAGCGGGCAGACGTTGCTTCAGCGAGGCGGGGACGAACGGATAGAGCCCGCTTCGCTAACCAAGCTGATGACGGCCTACCTGACTTTTTCCGCCCTGCGTCAGGGTGTGATCGCGTCTGCCCAGGCGTTGCCGGTGTCAGAGCGGGCCTGGCGTGCCGAGGGTTCACGCATGTTCATTCAGCCAAGCACACCGGTAGTCGTGGACGATCTGATCCGTGGCATGATCGTTCAGTCCGGCAATGATGCGTGCATCGCCTTGGCTGAGGGCATTGCCGGCAGCGAAGAAGAGTTTGTCCGGCGCATGAATCTGGAGGCTCAGCGTATGGGGATGAAAAGCACCCATTTCATGAACTCCACCGGGCTTCCTAATCCGCAGCACTACACCACTGCCCGGGATTTAAGCCTGCTGGCACGGGCGATCATTCGCGATTTTCCGGATTACTATCCGCTCTATTCGCAGAAGGAATTCAAATACAACAACATCAGCCAGGCCAACCGAAACCGCTTGCTGTGGCAGGATCCTACCGTCGACGGGATGAAAACCGGGCATACCGAATCTGCCGGTTTCTGCCTGATCGCGTCGGCAAAACGTGATACACGTCGGTTGCTTTCAGTGGTGCTGGGTACGACTTCGGAAAGCATGCGCGCCAGCGAGAGCCAGAAATTGTTGAATTACGGCTTCCAGAATTTTGACACTCACCACCTGTACCAGAAGGGCCAGGTCGTTTCCTCCCTGCCGGTGTGGAAGGGAAGCGAAAATATTCTCAAGGCCGGCGTTGCTCAGGATGTCTATGTTTCGCTGCCCAAGGGCCAATATGCGCGCCTCAAAGCCTCGCTGGTCAGCAAGCAGCCCTTGCTGGCACCACTTTCCGCTGGGCAGGAAGTCGGCACTATCCGTTTGATGCTGGATGATAAACCTTATGCCGACTACCCGCTGGTAGCGCTGGAAGGCGTGGCCAGGGCAAACTTCTTCAAGCGTAGCTGGGATGGTGTGAAACTGTGGTTCAAATGATCTACCTTAACGGCCAATTCATGCCAATCGAAGAGGCTCGCGTACCAGTGCTCGACCGCGGTTTCATCTTCGGCGATGGCGTCTACGAGGTGATCCCGGTTTACTCGCGTCGGCCGTTTCGCCTGCGCGAGCATCTGAAACGCCTGCAGCACAGTCTGGACGGCATCCGTTTGGCCAATCCGCATAGCGAGGATGAATGGGTGCGCCTGATCGGTGAGCTGGTCGAGCGCAACGAAGAAGAAGATCAGTCGCTCTACCTGCATGTGACCCGCGGTGTGGCCAAGCGCGACCATGCTTTCCCACCGGGCGTGGCGCCGACGGTGTTCATGATGAGCAACCCGTTGGTCACTTCGACGCCGGAGCTGGTGGAAAGTGGCGTTGCCGTGGTAAGCGCGGTGGATAATCGCTGGCTGCGCTGCGACATCAAGGCAATAGCCTTGTTGCCCAACGTATTGCTGCGCCAGTTGGCGGTAGATGCAGGCGCTGCCGAAACCCTGCTGCTGCGCGACGGCTTTCTCACCGAGGGTGCAGCCAGCAACATCTTCGTGGTGCGCGACACTGTCCTGCTGGCGCCGCCGAAAGACAACCTGATGCTGCCCGGCATTACCTACGACGTGATCCTGGAACTCGCTGCGGCCGCATCCCTCAAAACCGAGGTGCGGCGCATCAGCGAGCATGAAGTGAGGACGGCGCAGGAACTGTGGCTCACTTCCTCGACCAAGGAAGTGCTGGCGATCACTCATCTGGACGACCAGCCTGTCGCGGATGGCCGGCCCGGTCCTTTGTTCCGCCAGATGTACCCTCTTTACCAGGATTACAAGAATACTGTGATGCGCAAGGAAAGCTGAAATGGAAGAGCGTACCACCCTGCTGGAATTCCCCTGCGACTTCCCGATCAAGATCATGGGCGAAGCGAGAGAGGGCTTTGCCGATGCCATGCTGGAACTCGTGCTGCGTCACGCGCCGGACTTTGTCGCAGCAAGTACGGAAATGAAGGCAAGCAGTAGCGGCAAGTACGTTTCCCTGACCTGCACCATTACCGCTGTTTCCCAGGCCCAGCTCGACGATCTGTATCGCGAGATCAGCAGCCATCCGATGGTGTCGATGGCGCTTTGAACCGTGAGGGGTGAAGAGTGAGGAGTGAGGAGAAAAAGGCGGAGAGTGAGGTTTTGCCCCTCACTCCTCACTCCTATCTCCTCACCAGAAATTTAGGTCTGGTCGAATACCTGCCGACCTGGCAAGCGATGCAGGATTTTACCGCCACGCGCGGACCGGATACGCCCGATGAACTATGGCTGCTGGAACATCCGCCGGTCTACACCCTGGGCTTGGCGGGCAAGCCGGAACACTTGCTGCGCGCAACTGATATCCCGGTCGTGAAGATCGACCGCGGCGGCCAGATCACCTACCATGGGCCGGGGCAGATCGTCATTTACCTGCTGCTGGATTTGAAGCGGCGCAACATTGGCGTCAAGGAACTGGTGCGGCGCATGGAGCAGGCGGTGATCGATCTGCTGGCGGAATATGGCACCAGGGCCGAGAGGCTCGACAAGGCGCCGGGTGTCTATGTCGGCAACGCCAAGATCGCAGCCCTTGGGCTGCGCATCAAGAATGGCTGCTGTTACCACGGCCTGTGCCTGAACGTGGATATGGATCTGTCTCCGTATGCGGCGATCAACCCCTGCGGTTACGAAGGGCTGGCCGTGACGCAGTGCCGTAATGTCGGCGTTACCGATAATCTTGAGGTTATCGGTGAAAAATTGACTGTGAAATTGAGACAAAATTTTTAATCGCGCCTCTGCGGTTCAACTGAGTATTTGGAAATTCCATGGCTGAAAACAGACAAACCGGCGCTGCAAAAACCGCGCGCATCCCGATCAAGATCGTCCCTTCCGAGCCGTTGCGCAAGCCAAGCTGGATTCGTGCCCAAGCGCCGACCTCGGCCAAATATCAGGAGATCAAGCAGATCCTGCGCAGCCGCAACCTGCACACCGTGTGCGAGGAAGCGTCCTGCCCCAATATCGGCGAATGTTTCAGCCACGGCACCGCTACCTTCATGATCCTGGGCGACCTGTGCACGCGCCGTTGCCCGTTCTGCGACGTCGCCCATGGCACGCCGCTGCCGCCCGATGTTGAGGAACCTGCGCAGATCGGCAACTCGGTTGCGGTAATGGGCCTGAATTACGTGGTCATCACCAGCGTCGACCGCGATGACCTGCGCGACGGCGGCGCCGGCCACTTCGCCGCCTGCATCCGCGCAACTCGCGAGCAGTCCCCGCATACCCGCATCGAAACCCTGGTGCCGGATTTCCGCGGCCGGCTAGAGGTCGCGCTGGATGCGCTGGCGAATGATTTGCCCGACGTCCTCAACCACAACCTGGAAACCGTGCCGCGCCTGTACAAGCAGGCCCGTCCGGGCGCCGACTATGTTCATTCGCTTAAGCTGCTGCAGGAATTCAGGCAGCGCTACCCGAACATTCCCACCAAGTCCGGCCTGATGGTGGGGATAGGCGAAACCGATGAGGAAATCCTGGAGGTGATGAGGGATCTGCGCGCCCATGGCGTGGAGATGCTGACCATCGGCCAGTATTTGCAGCCGACCCGGCATCACCTGCCGGTGGTGCGCTTCGTCGAACCGGCCCAGTTCGACCGGTTCGCTGCAGCCGCTGAAGAAATGGGCTTTTCCAACGCGGCCTGCGGGCCGATGGTGAGGTCAAGTTACCATGCCGACCAGCAGGCGAAAGAGGCCGGAATGGGTGTTAACTCACACAAATAAATGATAATTTCTACTAATCAATAATAATATTACACTAATCAATGACAGATAATTTCCGCTTAGACTGGTGTATATACTAGGTTTAAATGAAAAATGCCAGCTAATCTGGGCGCCCATTCCAAAGCCATTAGAAGGTAAATTACTGCCATTTGGTCATACATAATTGCTTCCGGACGCGGAATGGACGTCGAATCTATCCCTAAATTTACTGCCTCCGCAGCAAAACTGTGGGCAACCGTTCCCAGCGATACGAAAAAGCTACTGCTCTCTAATGTTTGGTGCGGCAAATGCCGTCATGAAGTCACAATTACCAATTTTTCCGGCGCAGTCAAAGCAGGCGATTTGTTGCTAGTCGGCCTGTGTTCGGAGTGCCATAGCGATGTGGCAAGAGGGATCAAGGTGAGTTGACTTATCCAATAGTTACTGAATATGTGATTTCCGCTTAAAGCCAATAATCATGCCGCTCTGGCCCATACATCCCAAGCCAAAAGAAGGAGAATTACTCTCCTCCTGGATCACGCGGCTCGCGCGAGCAAATCACATGGCAACGGCTGACTTCTGCAGAGTTGTCCTACCCGATAAAAGTACCACCCTTAAAGAGATTGACCGCACATACAACGCTGAGATGATGCAGGCGCTGGCGGATGGTGCCGGCGTTCCGATAGAACGTGTATGGGAAACGTCGCTACTTTCTGATGAAGGCTACGTCTTCAACCATCGGTCCTATGGCACTACAGAGTGGGTATTGCCGACAGCGGCAGTCGATGGAGTTGAC
Proteins encoded:
- the rodA gene encoding rod shape-determining protein RodA, with translation MIKIDVRRLWLRLTENVDSLLMSFILMLMLISLGLLYSASGQDLAKTSSQMVNMSVALLVMWGVAKVPPQHLARFALPVYVIGLLLLVGVALFGDVSHGARRWLHIGVTRIQPSEMMKLAVPMMLAWYLDRREKTLNIKDFGVAVLMLVVPVGLIIKQPDLGTSLLISAAGFYVLFLAGLSWRIILGLVGLGAASAPILWSLLHDYQRQRILTLIDPSQDPLGSGYHIIQSTIALGSGGIFGKGWLNGTQSHLDFLPERTTDFIFAVYAEEFGLAGNLILLAVYVLVIGRGLVIAAKAPTLFSRLLAGSLTLTFFTYAFVNMGMVSGILPVVGVPLPLISYGGTSMVTLLLGFGMLMSIQTHRKLVQS
- a CDS encoding septal ring lytic transglycosylase RlpA family protein, translated to MKTSRWFLFVPLAALLVGCGSVAPRQDAPVVSRQEKSAVVTKKGGGYYLDDGPGDNPPANLDAIPDAEPKVEPLHKAATRPYTVLGQTYTPDTYLKPYKETGVASWYGRRYHGQKTSIGEVYDMYGMTAAHPTLAIPSYVRVTNLQNSKSVIVRVNDRGPFHSDRLIDLSYTAAYKLGVLAGGSTRVEVETIDPANYTAAAKPAEAPITASLADKGGVVAVPEAPLQPAATTGHYVQLGAFGAQDNAESFRGRLKIELAQLADKLQIHSSDGLFRVRAGPFQTLAEASQIAAEIKNSLNIKTVLTTR
- a CDS encoding D-alanyl-D-alanine carboxypeptidase family protein; the protein is MMKKFLTFALLFAVLPALASSPAISLPPAPDIAARSYILVDFFSGQTLLQRGGDERIEPASLTKLMTAYLTFSALRQGVIASAQALPVSERAWRAEGSRMFIQPSTPVVVDDLIRGMIVQSGNDACIALAEGIAGSEEEFVRRMNLEAQRMGMKSTHFMNSTGLPNPQHYTTARDLSLLARAIIRDFPDYYPLYSQKEFKYNNISQANRNRLLWQDPTVDGMKTGHTESAGFCLIASAKRDTRRLLSVVLGTTSESMRASESQKLLNYGFQNFDTHHLYQKGQVVSSLPVWKGSENILKAGVAQDVYVSLPKGQYARLKASLVSKQPLLAPLSAGQEVGTIRLMLDDKPYADYPLVALEGVARANFFKRSWDGVKLWFK
- a CDS encoding D-amino acid aminotransferase — protein: MIYLNGQFMPIEEARVPVLDRGFIFGDGVYEVIPVYSRRPFRLREHLKRLQHSLDGIRLANPHSEDEWVRLIGELVERNEEEDQSLYLHVTRGVAKRDHAFPPGVAPTVFMMSNPLVTSTPELVESGVAVVSAVDNRWLRCDIKAIALLPNVLLRQLAVDAGAAETLLLRDGFLTEGAASNIFVVRDTVLLAPPKDNLMLPGITYDVILELAAAASLKTEVRRISEHEVRTAQELWLTSSTKEVLAITHLDDQPVADGRPGPLFRQMYPLYQDYKNTVMRKES
- a CDS encoding YbeD family protein; its protein translation is MEERTTLLEFPCDFPIKIMGEAREGFADAMLELVLRHAPDFVAASTEMKASSSGKYVSLTCTITAVSQAQLDDLYREISSHPMVSMAL
- the lipB gene encoding lipoyl(octanoyl) transferase LipB, which produces MQDFTATRGPDTPDELWLLEHPPVYTLGLAGKPEHLLRATDIPVVKIDRGGQITYHGPGQIVIYLLLDLKRRNIGVKELVRRMEQAVIDLLAEYGTRAERLDKAPGVYVGNAKIAALGLRIKNGCCYHGLCLNVDMDLSPYAAINPCGYEGLAVTQCRNVGVTDNLEVIGEKLTVKLRQNF
- the lipA gene encoding lipoyl synthase; its protein translation is MAENRQTGAAKTARIPIKIVPSEPLRKPSWIRAQAPTSAKYQEIKQILRSRNLHTVCEEASCPNIGECFSHGTATFMILGDLCTRRCPFCDVAHGTPLPPDVEEPAQIGNSVAVMGLNYVVITSVDRDDLRDGGAGHFAACIRATREQSPHTRIETLVPDFRGRLEVALDALANDLPDVLNHNLETVPRLYKQARPGADYVHSLKLLQEFRQRYPNIPTKSGLMVGIGETDEEILEVMRDLRAHGVEMLTIGQYLQPTRHHLPVVRFVEPAQFDRFAAAAEEMGFSNAACGPMVRSSYHADQQAKEAGMGVNSHK